The following are encoded in a window of Bradyrhizobium sp. WBOS07 genomic DNA:
- a CDS encoding SDR family NAD(P)-dependent oxidoreductase: protein MAAIFITGSTDGLGRAAAQSLLDQGHRVVLHARSADRADALGELRSRCAGIAIGDLTSAAETKAVAEQVNAIGRMDAVIHNAGVYTRPARGTTPEGHAETLAINTLAPYMLTALIERPGRLVYLSSGLHRGGEGSLDDLDWTRRPWDAAKAYAESKLHVVALAFALARRWPEVLCNAVDPGWVRTKMGGAGAPVDIDTGQRTQTWLAVSEDSAALVSGRYWHHLEQQQPASEAADPRFQDALIGKLSALTGVELAEV from the coding sequence ATGGCGGCCATCTTCATCACCGGCAGCACCGATGGCCTCGGCCGGGCGGCGGCGCAATCGCTGCTCGATCAAGGACACCGCGTGGTGCTGCACGCGCGCTCGGCCGATCGTGCCGACGCGCTCGGCGAACTGAGGTCGCGCTGCGCGGGCATTGCGATCGGCGATCTCACAAGCGCGGCCGAGACGAAGGCAGTCGCCGAGCAAGTCAACGCGATCGGGCGCATGGACGCAGTCATCCACAACGCCGGCGTCTACACGCGGCCAGCCCGTGGCACGACGCCGGAAGGCCATGCCGAAACGCTCGCGATCAACACGCTTGCGCCTTACATGCTGACGGCGCTGATCGAACGGCCAGGTCGATTGGTGTATCTCAGCAGCGGATTGCACCGGGGTGGAGAAGGTTCGCTCGACGACCTCGACTGGACCAGGCGTCCCTGGGATGCGGCCAAGGCCTATGCCGAGAGCAAGCTGCACGTGGTCGCGCTCGCCTTCGCGCTGGCGCGGCGCTGGCCCGAGGTCCTCTGCAACGCCGTCGATCCCGGCTGGGTGCGCACGAAGATGGGCGGCGCAGGCGCGCCGGTCGATATCGACACCGGGCAACGGACGCAAACCTGGCTGGCGGTCAGCGAGGATTCCGCGGCCCTGGTCAGCGGGCGCTATTGGCATCATCTTGAGCAGCAGCAGCCGGCCAGCGAGGCGGCGGATCCGAGGTTTCAGGACGCGTTGATCGGCAAATTGAGCGCGCTGACGGGCGTCGAGCTGGCGGAGGTGTAG
- the greA gene encoding transcription elongation factor GreA → MSVAFTKEESAETASETLLPDRPISPHPNLVTEAGLQALQTQLREAREAYEAAQAIDDVNEKRRQSAVPLRDARYLTERLRTAQLVPDPVSNDVVAFGSTVTFSRADGRVQTYRIVGEDEADPKAGTISFVAPVARSLMGKAVGDVVGAGAQEIEILSIA, encoded by the coding sequence TTGAGCGTCGCCTTTACCAAGGAAGAAAGCGCCGAGACCGCGTCCGAGACGCTGTTGCCGGATCGCCCGATCTCGCCGCATCCCAACCTCGTGACGGAAGCCGGCCTGCAGGCGTTGCAGACCCAGCTTCGAGAAGCCCGCGAGGCCTATGAAGCCGCACAAGCCATCGACGACGTCAACGAGAAGCGGCGGCAATCGGCCGTGCCCTTGCGCGACGCCCGCTATCTGACGGAGCGGCTGCGCACGGCGCAGCTCGTTCCCGATCCGGTGTCGAACGACGTCGTCGCTTTCGGCAGCACGGTGACCTTCAGCCGCGCGGACGGCCGCGTGCAGACCTATCGCATCGTCGGCGAGGACGAAGCCGACCCGAAGGCCGGGACGATCTCCTTCGTCGCGCCGGTGGCGCGGTCGCTGATGGGCAAGGCGGTTGGCGATGTCGTCGGGGCAGGCGCGCAGGAGATCGAGATTTTGTCGATCGCGTAG
- a CDS encoding acetolactate synthase large subunit yields MNGAESLVRTMVKGGVDVCFTNPGTSEMHFVAALDRVPGMRCVLGLFEGVVTGAADGYFRMKGTPASTLLHLGPGLANGLANLHNAKKANSGIVNIVGQHAVYHIGYNAPLTSDIEGLARPMSSWVRTSPDAKSVAADGAAAIAAAKSAPPQIATLILPADTAWNEADGIAEVPAEQQRASYSPQAVEQAAKILHGDGEGTLLLMTGSALSEQGLAFAERIANKTGCTVMGPTFRPKMARGRGRFSIDRIHYVIEQALPMLAKFRHIVLVESDDPVAFFAYPNKPSMLKPEGCEVHRMTSWGENSVAALEALAGAVKARPADVKPQALQELVKPTGALTFASIAQAIACAIPENAIMVDESLTTGRGFFPPTAAAAPHDWLQNMGGSIGFSTPLSIGAAIACPDRKVITMVGDGSAMYTIQSLWTQARENLNIVTIVFANRIYQILRGEFDNVGAGEPGQRANDMLRLDRPTLDFVALAKGMGVPGRAVTNADEFNKALAEAVAEPGPRLIEVQV; encoded by the coding sequence ATGAACGGTGCGGAAAGCCTGGTGCGGACGATGGTCAAGGGCGGGGTGGACGTCTGCTTCACCAACCCGGGCACTTCCGAGATGCATTTTGTCGCAGCGCTGGATCGTGTGCCGGGCATGCGCTGCGTGCTCGGCCTGTTCGAGGGCGTGGTGACGGGCGCGGCCGACGGCTATTTCCGCATGAAGGGCACGCCGGCCTCGACCCTGCTGCATCTCGGCCCCGGCCTCGCCAACGGCCTTGCCAATCTGCACAACGCCAAGAAGGCCAATTCCGGCATCGTCAACATCGTCGGCCAGCACGCGGTCTACCACATCGGCTACAACGCGCCGCTGACCTCCGACATCGAGGGCCTGGCCCGGCCGATGTCGTCCTGGGTCCGGACCTCGCCGGATGCCAAATCGGTCGCCGCTGACGGCGCCGCGGCCATTGCCGCCGCCAAGAGCGCGCCGCCGCAGATCGCCACCCTGATCCTGCCCGCCGACACCGCCTGGAACGAGGCCGACGGCATCGCCGAGGTCCCGGCCGAGCAGCAGCGCGCGAGCTATTCGCCGCAGGCGGTCGAGCAGGCCGCAAAGATCCTGCATGGCGACGGCGAGGGCACGCTGCTCTTGATGACCGGCAGCGCCCTGAGCGAGCAGGGCCTGGCGTTCGCCGAGCGCATCGCGAACAAGACCGGCTGTACCGTGATGGGCCCGACCTTCCGGCCCAAGATGGCGCGCGGCCGCGGCCGCTTCTCGATCGACCGCATCCATTACGTGATCGAGCAGGCGCTGCCGATGCTGGCCAAGTTCCGTCACATCGTGCTGGTCGAGTCCGACGATCCCGTGGCGTTCTTCGCCTATCCGAACAAGCCGAGCATGCTCAAGCCGGAAGGCTGCGAGGTCCATCGCATGACCTCCTGGGGCGAGAACTCGGTCGCCGCGCTCGAGGCGCTCGCCGGCGCGGTGAAGGCCAGGCCTGCGGACGTCAAGCCGCAGGCTTTGCAGGAGCTGGTCAAGCCGACGGGCGCGCTGACCTTCGCCTCGATCGCGCAGGCGATCGCGTGCGCGATCCCCGAGAACGCCATCATGGTCGACGAGTCCCTGACCACCGGCCGCGGCTTCTTCCCGCCGACCGCGGCGGCAGCTCCCCACGACTGGCTGCAGAACATGGGCGGCTCGATCGGCTTCTCGACGCCGCTGTCGATCGGCGCCGCGATCGCCTGCCCGGACCGCAAGGTCATCACCATGGTCGGTGACGGCAGCGCGATGTACACGATCCAGTCGCTGTGGACCCAGGCGCGCGAGAACCTCAACATCGTCACCATCGTGTTCGCCAACCGCATCTACCAGATCCTGCGCGGCGAGTTCGACAATGTCGGCGCCGGCGAGCCCGGCCAGCGCGCCAACGACATGCTGCGGCTCGACCGTCCGACGCTGGATTTCGTCGCGCTGGCCAAGGGCATGGGCGTGCCCGGCCGCGCCGTCACCAATGCCGACGAGTTCAACAAGGCCTTGGCCGAAGCCGTCGCCGAGCCCGGGCCGCGGCTGATCGAAGTCCAGGTGTAG
- a CDS encoding L,D-transpeptidase — protein sequence MIDFTGTSSTGFLGSGASPIPRTTVMYNGNYAPGTVVVNTAERRLYLVLGNGQALRYGIGVGRDGFRWGGMHRITAKKEWPDWTPPSQMLARRPDLPRHMKGGIDNPLGARAMYLGSTLYRIHGSNEPETIGQAVSSGCFRMTNDDVSDLYSRVAVGTPVVVLNN from the coding sequence ATGATAGACTTCACGGGCACCAGTTCCACCGGCTTTCTCGGCAGCGGCGCCAGCCCGATCCCCCGCACCACCGTCATGTACAACGGCAATTATGCGCCCGGCACGGTCGTGGTGAACACGGCCGAGCGCCGGCTCTATCTGGTGCTCGGGAACGGTCAGGCGCTGCGCTACGGCATCGGCGTCGGCCGCGACGGCTTCCGCTGGGGCGGGATGCACAGGATCACCGCCAAGAAGGAATGGCCGGACTGGACGCCGCCCTCGCAGATGCTGGCCCGCCGCCCCGACCTGCCGCGCCACATGAAGGGCGGCATCGACAACCCGCTCGGCGCACGCGCGATGTATCTGGGCTCGACGCTCTATCGCATCCACGGCTCCAACGAGCCCGAGACGATCGGCCAGGCGGTCTCCTCGGGCTGCTTCCGCATGACCAACGACGACGTCAGCGATCTCTACAGCCGCGTCGCGGTCGGCACCCCTGTGGTGGTGCTGAACAACTGA
- a CDS encoding DUF2927 domain-containing protein, whose protein sequence is MSALNPSSAAVRSALLAFAALTLMPDITVAAAAGELPAVSARQRAEKKSFTDGEIVDGFLKTAFGAEYHLAGRVDRIRKFDGPVRVYAESDRADRKAQLAKVVADIGKRVQHLDIAMTATSEAANVRVKLVRDRDVYRTLTSFYGAAKAREIRSSLDPQCLSGFRKNDNFEIEHSDVILTVDNGDFVFLDCAYEELLQSLGPINDTTSVPWTMFNDNVSMGYFDVYDQYILNLLYDPRIRAGMTLPEVKAVLPAVLKDVRAWVKQVNELKD, encoded by the coding sequence ATGAGCGCATTGAATCCGTCCTCGGCTGCCGTTCGCTCCGCCCTGCTGGCGTTCGCGGCGCTCACGTTGATGCCCGACATCACGGTGGCGGCCGCCGCCGGTGAATTGCCCGCAGTCTCCGCGCGCCAGCGCGCCGAGAAGAAGAGCTTCACCGACGGCGAGATCGTCGACGGCTTCCTGAAGACGGCGTTCGGCGCCGAATATCACCTCGCCGGCCGCGTCGACCGCATCCGCAAGTTCGACGGACCCGTGCGCGTCTACGCCGAGAGCGACCGCGCCGATCGCAAGGCGCAACTGGCCAAGGTCGTGGCCGACATCGGCAAGCGCGTGCAGCATCTCGACATCGCCATGACCGCGACCTCCGAAGCGGCCAATGTGCGGGTGAAGCTGGTGCGCGATCGCGACGTCTACCGCACCCTCACCAGCTTCTACGGCGCCGCGAAGGCGCGCGAGATCCGCTCCTCGCTCGACCCGCAATGCCTGTCCGGCTTCCGCAAGAACGACAATTTCGAGATCGAGCATTCCGACGTGATCCTCACCGTCGACAACGGCGATTTCGTCTTTCTCGACTGCGCCTATGAGGAGCTGCTGCAATCGCTCGGGCCGATCAACGACACCACCAGCGTGCCCTGGACCATGTTCAACGACAACGTCTCGATGGGCTATTTCGACGTCTACGACCAGTACATCCTCAATTTGCTGTACGACCCCCGCATCAGGGCGGGCATGACCCTCCCCGAGGTCAAGGCCGTGCTGCCCGCCGTGCTCAAGGACGTGCGGGCGTGGGTGAAGCAGGTGAACGAGCTGAAGGACTGA
- a CDS encoding threonine synthase: MPASYIDPRNGQLYPLDQPRWCSDERTPLLVTPGAGISRDDIDSRVRSLWRYRAALPVEIANPITLGEGCTPLVQQNWGELRPLFKLEWFNPTGSFKDRGSAVMLSFLRQIGVSAILEDSSGNGGSSMAGLGAAGGMRVKILAPASTSPAKIAQVRAYGAAVQLVEGPREESEAEAIRQSSQTFYASHNWQPFFLEGTKSLAYEIWEDLGFRAPDNIIVPVGAGSSLLGCAFGFRELRKAGQIAKLPRLFAAQPLNCSPVDASFQAGVDTPVAREVSKTIAEGTAIKHPLRLREIIAALRESGGGTIALTEAEIVAALRRLARQGLFTEPTSASAAAALDKLSAAGSLKASETTVVILTGTGLKAATTVADLVG, translated from the coding sequence ATGCCCGCCAGCTACATCGACCCTCGCAACGGACAGCTCTATCCCCTCGACCAGCCGCGCTGGTGCTCGGACGAGCGCACGCCGCTGCTGGTGACGCCGGGAGCCGGCATCTCGCGTGACGATATCGATAGCCGCGTGCGCTCGCTCTGGCGCTATCGGGCCGCGCTGCCGGTCGAGATCGCAAACCCGATCACGCTCGGCGAAGGCTGCACGCCGCTGGTTCAGCAAAATTGGGGCGAGCTGCGCCCGTTGTTCAAGCTGGAATGGTTCAACCCGACCGGCAGCTTCAAGGACCGCGGCTCCGCCGTGATGCTGTCGTTCCTGCGCCAGATCGGTGTCTCGGCCATTCTCGAAGATTCCTCGGGCAATGGCGGCTCGTCGATGGCGGGCTTAGGGGCCGCCGGCGGCATGCGCGTGAAGATTCTTGCGCCGGCCTCGACCTCGCCGGCCAAGATCGCGCAAGTGCGCGCCTATGGCGCGGCGGTGCAGCTCGTCGAAGGCCCGCGCGAGGAATCCGAGGCCGAGGCCATCCGCCAGTCGAGCCAGACGTTCTATGCCAGCCACAATTGGCAGCCGTTCTTTCTGGAAGGCACCAAGTCGCTCGCCTATGAAATCTGGGAGGATCTCGGCTTCCGCGCGCCCGACAACATCATCGTTCCCGTCGGCGCCGGCAGCAGTCTCCTGGGCTGCGCCTTCGGCTTTCGCGAGCTCAGGAAGGCCGGCCAGATCGCGAAGCTGCCGCGGCTGTTCGCGGCGCAGCCGCTCAACTGCTCACCGGTCGATGCGAGCTTTCAGGCCGGCGTCGACACGCCCGTCGCGCGCGAGGTGAGCAAGACAATTGCCGAAGGCACCGCCATCAAGCACCCGCTGCGTCTGCGTGAGATCATTGCCGCCCTGCGCGAGAGCGGCGGCGGCACCATTGCGCTCACGGAAGCTGAGATCGTCGCCGCGCTGCGCCGCCTTGCGCGCCAGGGCCTGTTCACGGAGCCGACCAGCGCCAGCGCGGCCGCCGCGCTGGACAAGCTGTCCGCGGCCGGATCGCTCAAGGCGAGCGAGACCACGGTCGTCATCCTCACCGGCACGGGGTTGAAGGCCGCGACGACGGTGGCTGATCTGGTGGGGTAG
- a CDS encoding GTP cyclohydrolase II produces MSRANRTDHIRLTSHPEPGKKSAFPIHWGATEARARGPVIGTVSRAGDRNVIGSHGGSYAMYRALAVSAGALDPIRRPDLTNTFPAATIGPFEQWQDPAKIVALDPWGHLVAENFRQEITEGADIRPSIAVTRARLDLPEIREALAAKRLRADGEVVHANGSVSVVKIAIDPVWYLPGLATRFGTGETELRRTLFEQTAGMFPELVTRPDMKVFLPPIGGTTVYMFGDVTKLPDHRTRITCRVHDECNGSDVFGSDICTCRPYLIHGIEESARGAQEGGLGLVVYNRKEGRALGEVTKFLVYNARKRQEDGDAAAAYFERTECVAGVQDARFQQLMPDTIHWLGLKRIDRFLSMSDMKYDALTSQGIDIVERVPIPPELIPADAYVEIAAKKAAGYYSTDIAPEKDVDGVVGRSLEKY; encoded by the coding sequence ATGAGCCGCGCTAACCGTACCGACCACATCCGCCTCACCTCCCATCCGGAGCCGGGCAAGAAGTCCGCCTTCCCGATCCACTGGGGCGCCACCGAGGCGCGCGCGCGTGGGCCGGTCATCGGCACGGTGTCGCGCGCCGGCGATCGCAACGTGATCGGCAGCCATGGCGGCTCCTATGCGATGTACCGTGCGCTCGCGGTGTCCGCCGGCGCACTCGATCCGATTCGCAGGCCCGACCTCACCAACACGTTTCCGGCCGCGACCATCGGCCCGTTCGAGCAGTGGCAGGATCCGGCCAAGATCGTCGCGCTCGATCCCTGGGGCCATCTGGTCGCCGAAAACTTTCGTCAGGAGATCACTGAGGGCGCGGACATCCGCCCGAGCATCGCGGTGACGCGGGCGCGGCTGGACCTGCCGGAGATCCGCGAGGCACTCGCCGCGAAACGGCTGCGCGCCGACGGCGAGGTCGTGCACGCCAATGGCAGCGTCTCCGTGGTGAAGATCGCGATCGATCCGGTCTGGTATCTGCCCGGCCTTGCGACGCGCTTCGGCACTGGCGAGACCGAGCTGCGCCGCACGCTGTTCGAGCAGACCGCCGGCATGTTCCCCGAACTGGTGACGCGGCCGGACATGAAGGTGTTCCTGCCGCCGATCGGCGGCACCACCGTCTACATGTTCGGCGACGTGACGAAACTGCCGGACCATCGCACCAGGATCACCTGCCGCGTCCACGACGAGTGCAACGGCTCCGACGTGTTCGGCTCCGACATCTGCACCTGCCGGCCCTATCTGATCCACGGCATCGAGGAATCCGCGCGCGGCGCGCAGGAGGGCGGGCTCGGGCTCGTCGTCTACAACCGGAAAGAGGGCCGCGCGCTCGGCGAGGTCACCAAATTCCTGGTCTACAACGCACGCAAGCGCCAGGAGGACGGCGACGCCGCGGCGGCTTACTTCGAGCGCACCGAATGCGTCGCCGGCGTGCAGGACGCGCGCTTCCAGCAATTGATGCCGGACACGATCCACTGGCTCGGCCTCAAGCGCATCGACCGCTTCCTGTCGATGAGCGACATGAAATACGACGCGCTGACTTCGCAAGGCATCGACATCGTCGAGCGCGTGCCGATCCCGCCGGAGCTGATCCCGGCCGACGCCTATGTCGAGATCGCCGCGAAGAAGGCCGCCGGCTATTATTCGACCGACATCGCGCCGGAAAAGGACGTCGATGGCGTGGTCGGACGTTCGCTGGAAAAATACTGA
- a CDS encoding URC4/urg3 family protein — MADALERQARSLLSAGAVRARAGQMLDIGLAGGLRHFTVDLDRMDGVAEAVLAVTRRAYPTLEIPFHARWRHFVTGGIDRWARLADAASWPDRAARARAEFDLAIVSVLLDAGAGAAWRYRDAASGASIGRSEGLAIASLDMFAGGLFSGDARAPFRADAEVLARLPLASLTPAFQVSDANPLLGLEGRVDLLRRLGTLTAERADVFGLRDTPRPGCLFDHIAAQANGGTVAAPAILAAVLNQLGPIWPSRLELGGVPLGDCWRHPALRADDATAGLVPLHKLSQWLSYSLIEPLQRAGLDVTEIDGLTGLAEYRNGGLFVDHGVLRLRDGADAGRAHAVDSLLVVEWRALTVALLDRLADLVRAKLGRTPQTLPLASILEGGTWAAGRAIAFARRPDGSPPLKVISDGTVF; from the coding sequence ATGGCGGACGCTTTAGAACGACAGGCCCGCTCCCTGCTCAGCGCAGGAGCGGTGCGCGCGCGTGCCGGACAGATGCTCGATATCGGCCTTGCCGGCGGCTTGCGCCACTTCACTGTTGATCTCGACCGCATGGATGGTGTCGCGGAGGCCGTGCTCGCGGTGACGCGACGGGCCTATCCGACGCTGGAGATTCCGTTCCATGCGCGCTGGCGGCATTTTGTGACCGGCGGCATCGACCGCTGGGCGCGGCTTGCCGACGCTGCATCGTGGCCGGACCGCGCGGCACGGGCGCGGGCCGAGTTTGATCTTGCCATCGTCAGCGTGCTGCTCGACGCCGGCGCGGGCGCAGCGTGGCGATATCGCGATGCTGCCAGCGGCGCAAGCATCGGCCGATCCGAGGGACTTGCGATCGCGAGCCTCGACATGTTCGCGGGCGGCCTGTTCTCGGGCGACGCCCGCGCGCCGTTCAGGGCCGATGCGGAGGTGCTGGCAAGACTGCCGCTGGCCTCCCTCACCCCCGCCTTTCAGGTCAGCGATGCCAATCCGCTGCTCGGCCTCGAGGGACGCGTCGACCTGCTGCGGCGCCTGGGCACATTGACGGCGGAGCGCGCAGACGTGTTCGGCCTGCGCGACACGCCACGGCCGGGCTGCCTGTTCGATCACATCGCGGCGCAGGCAAATGGCGGCACCGTTGCCGCGCCTGCGATCCTCGCCGCGGTGCTGAACCAGCTCGGACCGATCTGGCCCTCGCGGCTCGAGCTTGGAGGCGTGCCGCTCGGCGATTGCTGGCGCCATCCCGCGCTCAGGGCCGACGACGCAACGGCGGGCCTCGTGCCGCTGCACAAGCTGTCGCAATGGCTGAGCTATTCGCTGATCGAGCCGCTGCAGCGCGCCGGTCTCGACGTCACCGAGATCGACGGCCTGACCGGGCTGGCCGAATATCGCAATGGCGGCCTATTCGTCGATCACGGGGTGCTGCGCCTGCGCGATGGCGCCGATGCCGGGCGCGCGCATGCGGTGGATTCGCTGCTGGTCGTGGAATGGCGGGCGCTGACGGTCGCACTGCTGGACCGGCTTGCCGATCTGGTTCGCGCCAAGCTCGGCCGCACGCCGCAGACCTTGCCGCTCGCCAGCATCCTGGAAGGCGGCACCTGGGCGGCCGGCCGCGCCATCGCTTTCGCCCGCCGTCCCGACGGCTCGCCGCCGCTCAAGGTGATCAGCGACGGCACGGTTTTCTAA
- the upp gene encoding uracil phosphoribosyltransferase → MEGVTIVDHPLVQHKLTLVRDKSISTKSFRELIKEIGMLLCYEVTRDLPLADTVIETPLATMHSAKIAGKKLVFVPMLRAGTTFVDGMMDLVPTARVAHIGLYREPHSFAAVEYFFKSPSDLSERLAIVVTPVVATANTAVAAIDRLKERGARDIRLACLIAAPEGLERLRGLHPDVPIWTAAVDEGLDENGFILPGLGDAGDRAYGTR, encoded by the coding sequence ATGGAAGGCGTCACGATCGTCGATCATCCGCTGGTGCAGCACAAGCTGACCCTGGTGCGGGACAAGTCAATCTCGACCAAATCGTTCAGGGAGTTGATCAAGGAGATCGGCATGCTGCTCTGCTACGAGGTGACGCGCGATCTGCCGCTCGCCGACACCGTGATCGAGACGCCGCTGGCGACGATGCATTCGGCCAAGATCGCCGGCAAGAAGCTGGTGTTCGTGCCGATGCTGCGGGCCGGCACGACCTTCGTCGACGGCATGATGGACCTGGTGCCGACCGCGCGCGTCGCCCATATCGGGCTCTACCGCGAGCCGCACAGCTTTGCCGCGGTCGAGTATTTCTTCAAATCGCCCTCCGACCTCAGCGAGCGCCTCGCCATCGTGGTGACGCCGGTGGTCGCGACCGCCAACACGGCCGTGGCCGCGATCGACCGGCTGAAGGAGCGCGGCGCCAGGGACATCCGCCTCGCCTGCCTGATCGCAGCCCCGGAAGGACTGGAGCGGTTACGCGGACTGCATCCCGACGTGCCGATCTGGACCGCGGCGGTGGACGAGGGTCTCGACGAGAACGGCTTCATCCTGCCCGGCCTTGGCGATGCCGGCGACCGCGCCTACGGAACGCGATAG
- a CDS encoding M48 family metallopeptidase, which translates to MSETFAAAPAQSAKPTIFFDGTSSRRRQVTLTFGDALEIAEEGGAPVRWAYADIRRADSPSGILRLACIAAPPLARLEIRDAVLAADVTARCMRLDEHMTSRRGVAKIVGWSVAAAVSIVCVVLFGVPLAADRLAPLVPKPVERRIGDAAEVQVKTIFGRNACEDPAGKAAFTKLVNRLRDAAGLDDDSMTAGVLPTSVPNAFALPGGKVYVLKGLLDKAESPDELAGILAHELGHLKHYDNMRGLIYNGGTSFLIGLLFGDVTGSSAVIFASRSLVEASYSREAETAADTFAIEVMHKLGRSPKPAAELMFRITGKEGGSTLTTILASHPLTEDRLARMTKEDRPASGPPLLTDKEWQSLKLICGSGKV; encoded by the coding sequence GTGAGTGAAACATTTGCCGCGGCGCCGGCGCAGTCGGCGAAGCCGACCATCTTCTTCGACGGAACGTCGAGCCGCAGGCGGCAGGTCACACTGACGTTCGGCGATGCGCTGGAGATCGCCGAGGAGGGCGGGGCGCCGGTTCGCTGGGCTTACGCCGACATTCGCCGCGCCGACAGTCCGTCCGGCATCTTGCGCCTGGCGTGCATCGCCGCGCCGCCATTGGCGCGGCTGGAAATCCGCGACGCTGTGCTTGCGGCCGACGTGACGGCGCGCTGCATGCGGCTCGACGAGCACATGACCTCGCGCCGCGGTGTCGCAAAGATCGTCGGCTGGTCGGTGGCCGCCGCCGTCTCGATCGTCTGCGTCGTTTTGTTCGGCGTGCCGCTCGCCGCCGACCGTCTGGCGCCGCTGGTGCCGAAACCCGTCGAACGGCGTATCGGCGACGCCGCCGAAGTGCAGGTGAAGACCATCTTCGGCCGCAATGCGTGCGAAGATCCCGCCGGCAAGGCCGCCTTCACCAAGCTCGTCAACCGCCTGCGCGATGCCGCCGGCCTCGACGACGATTCCATGACCGCGGGGGTGCTGCCGACCTCGGTGCCGAACGCGTTCGCGCTGCCGGGCGGCAAGGTCTACGTGCTCAAGGGGCTGCTCGACAAGGCCGAAAGTCCCGACGAGCTCGCCGGCATCCTCGCGCACGAGCTCGGTCATCTCAAGCATTACGACAACATGCGCGGGCTGATCTACAACGGCGGCACCTCGTTCCTGATCGGCCTCTTGTTTGGCGACGTCACCGGCTCGTCCGCGGTGATCTTCGCCTCGCGCAGCCTGGTCGAAGCCTCCTATTCGCGCGAGGCCGAGACCGCCGCCGACACGTTCGCGATCGAGGTCATGCACAAGCTCGGCCGCTCGCCGAAGCCCGCCGCCGAATTGATGTTCCGCATCACCGGCAAGGAGGGCGGCTCGACGCTCACGACGATCCTCGCCAGCCACCCGCTGACCGAGGACCGCCTCGCCCGCATGACCAAAGAAGATCGCCCGGCCTCCGGCCCGCCGCTGCTGACGGACAAGGAATGGCAGTCGCTGAAGCTGATTTGCGGCAGCGGGAAGGTGTGA
- a CDS encoding DUF898 family protein has translation MNDMQWTPIGSEPIPPPLPPTRVEFSGHRSDFRKMVTKGAMLELVTFGFYRFWLVTDIRRHLWAHTAIDGDAAEYTGRARELLVGFLFALAILVPIYLAYFLIGIEFERWQGFASVPLFIGFYAFGQFAIFRARRYRLTRTVWRGVRFWMDGSGWAYAFRAMAWGLLVLLTLGLALPWREAALERYKMQHSHYGDLRGDFEGDGWTFFKRAWWLWLLSPIAVVIFPLAPFVYAEFKAREWRWWLDGIRIGGVSLSSDLPHDAFYGLYWKVVGWWMLLTVAFAAYMGVGGLLLVQLSGVPAEEIFAGDNGTKSIPMVVMMVAGYFALALAINIVMRVYLQRDLWAKVLETVAVHDIAAAADVRGSGQLASALGEGFADGLDVAGF, from the coding sequence GTGAACGACATGCAATGGACCCCGATCGGCTCCGAGCCCATTCCGCCGCCGCTGCCGCCGACGCGGGTCGAGTTTTCCGGCCACCGCTCCGACTTCCGAAAAATGGTCACCAAGGGTGCCATGCTGGAGCTCGTCACCTTCGGCTTCTACCGGTTCTGGCTCGTCACCGACATTCGCCGTCATCTGTGGGCGCACACTGCGATCGACGGCGATGCCGCCGAATATACCGGGCGGGCCAGGGAGCTTCTGGTCGGCTTCCTGTTCGCGCTCGCGATCCTGGTGCCGATCTACCTCGCCTACTTCCTGATCGGCATCGAGTTCGAGCGCTGGCAGGGCTTTGCCTCGGTGCCGCTGTTCATCGGATTCTACGCCTTCGGTCAGTTCGCAATCTTTCGCGCGCGACGCTACCGGCTGACGCGCACGGTCTGGCGCGGCGTGCGGTTCTGGATGGACGGCTCGGGCTGGGCCTATGCGTTCCGCGCCATGGCCTGGGGCCTGCTGGTGTTGCTGACGCTCGGCCTGGCGCTGCCGTGGCGCGAGGCCGCGCTCGAACGCTACAAGATGCAGCACAGCCATTACGGCGATCTGCGCGGCGATTTCGAAGGTGACGGCTGGACCTTCTTCAAGCGCGCCTGGTGGCTATGGCTGCTCAGCCCGATCGCGGTCGTGATCTTCCCGCTCGCGCCGTTCGTCTATGCCGAATTCAAGGCGCGCGAATGGCGCTGGTGGCTCGATGGCATCCGCATCGGCGGCGTCAGCCTGTCCTCGGACCTGCCTCATGATGCCTTCTACGGCTTGTACTGGAAGGTGGTCGGCTGGTGGATGCTGCTCACGGTCGCCTTCGCTGCCTATATGGGCGTCGGCGGCTTGCTGCTGGTTCAGCTGAGCGGCGTTCCGGCCGAGGAGATCTTCGCCGGTGACAACGGCACCAAGAGCATCCCCATGGTGGTGATGATGGTAGCAGGCTATTTCGCCCTGGCGCTGGCGATCAACATCGTGATGCGGGTCTATCTCCAGCGCGATCTCTGGGCCAAGGTGCTCGAGACCGTTGCGGTGCACGACATCGCGGCCGCGGCGGACGTGCGCGGCAGCGGCCAGCTTGCCAGCGCGCTCGGCGAAGGTTTTGCCGACGGGCTCGATGTCGCGGGATTCTAG